A single region of the Duganella sp. BuS-21 genome encodes:
- the hscA gene encoding Fe-S protein assembly chaperone HscA, which produces MALLQISEPGMSTAPHQHRLAVGIDLGTTNSLVATVRNSIPEVLNDEDGRALLPSVVRYLPNGHANIGYKAQAAQTTDPKNTIVSVKRFMGRGLADIAYAENLPYHFLDTPGMVQLKTVAGVKSPVEVSAQILATLRQRAEDSLGDDLVGAVITVPAYFDDAQRQATKDAAQLAGLNVLRLLSEPTAAAIAYGLDNASEGIYAVYDLGGGTFDISVLRLSKGVFEVLATGGDSALGGDDFDHRLFCHIHQEEKLAPLSDEDTAVLMVKSREAKELLSTKDEVTVDAALKSGEQVHLTVTAETFQEITKHLIDKTMKAIKKALRDANVDADDVDGVVMVGGATRMPHVHRAVSEYFHTTPHANIDPDKVVALGAAIQANLLAGNRAAGDDWLLLDVIPLSLGIETMGGLVEKIIPRNSTIPCARAQEFTTFKDGQTALAVHVLQGERELVADCRSLARFELRGIPPMAAGAARIRITYQVDADGLLSVSARELRSGVEASISVKPAYGLGDDDVARMLQDSYKSADVDMKARALREEQVEAERILLATQAALDDDAALLSDQERVAVDALMAQTRDVLAQSQTGAVDHQAVKLAVEALAHGTEEFASRRMDRSVRSALAGKALDQVV; this is translated from the coding sequence ATGGCACTTCTGCAAATTTCCGAACCAGGCATGTCCACCGCACCGCACCAGCATCGCCTGGCGGTGGGTATCGATCTGGGCACCACCAATTCGCTGGTGGCGACTGTGCGCAACAGCATTCCAGAAGTGCTGAACGACGAAGACGGCCGCGCGCTGCTGCCGTCCGTGGTGCGCTATCTGCCCAACGGCCACGCCAACATCGGCTACAAGGCGCAAGCCGCGCAGACCACCGATCCGAAAAACACCATCGTCTCGGTGAAACGCTTCATGGGCCGTGGCCTGGCCGATATCGCCTACGCGGAAAACCTGCCTTACCATTTCCTCGATACGCCCGGCATGGTGCAGCTGAAAACCGTGGCCGGCGTGAAAAGCCCGGTGGAAGTGTCGGCGCAGATCCTGGCCACGCTGCGCCAGCGCGCCGAGGATTCGCTGGGCGACGATCTGGTGGGCGCGGTGATCACCGTGCCGGCTTACTTCGACGACGCGCAGCGTCAGGCCACCAAGGACGCCGCGCAGCTGGCCGGCCTGAATGTCCTGCGCCTGCTGAGCGAGCCGACTGCGGCCGCCATCGCCTACGGCCTGGATAACGCGTCGGAAGGCATTTACGCGGTCTACGATCTGGGTGGCGGCACCTTCGACATCTCAGTCTTGAGGTTGAGTAAAGGCGTGTTTGAAGTGCTGGCCACCGGCGGCGACTCCGCGCTGGGCGGCGATGACTTTGACCACCGCCTGTTCTGCCACATCCACCAGGAAGAGAAACTGGCGCCGCTGTCGGATGAAGACACCGCCGTGCTGATGGTGAAGTCGCGTGAAGCCAAGGAACTGCTGTCCACCAAGGATGAGGTTACGGTGGACGCCGCGCTGAAGTCGGGCGAGCAGGTACACCTGACCGTCACCGCCGAGACCTTCCAGGAGATCACCAAGCACCTGATCGACAAGACCATGAAGGCCATCAAGAAAGCGCTGCGCGACGCCAATGTCGATGCGGACGATGTCGATGGCGTGGTCATGGTCGGCGGCGCCACGCGCATGCCGCACGTGCATCGCGCGGTGAGCGAATACTTCCACACCACCCCGCACGCGAATATCGATCCGGACAAAGTGGTGGCGCTGGGCGCGGCGATCCAGGCCAATCTGCTGGCCGGCAATCGCGCCGCCGGAGACGACTGGCTGCTGTTGGACGTGATTCCACTGTCGCTGGGTATCGAGACCATGGGCGGCCTGGTGGAGAAAATCATCCCGCGCAATTCGACCATTCCTTGCGCCCGCGCGCAGGAGTTCACCACGTTCAAGGACGGCCAGACCGCGCTGGCGGTGCATGTGCTGCAAGGCGAGCGTGAGCTGGTGGCCGACTGCCGTTCGCTGGCGCGCTTCGAGCTGCGCGGCATTCCGCCGATGGCGGCCGGCGCGGCGCGCATCCGCATCACCTATCAAGTCGATGCGGACGGCTTGCTGTCGGTATCGGCACGCGAGCTGCGCTCCGGCGTGGAAGCGTCCATCAGCGTCAAGCCTGCGTATGGCCTTGGCGATGACGACGTGGCGCGCATGCTGCAGGATTCCTACAAGTCGGCCGATGTCGACATGAAGGCGCGCGCATTGCGGGAAGAGCAGGTGGAAGCGGAACGCATCCTGCTGGCGACCCAGGCGGCGCTGGACGACGATGCAGCCCTGCTGTCGGACCAAGAGCGCGTAGCGGTCGATGCGCTGATGGCGCAAACGCGCGACGTGCTGGCGCAATCGCAAACCGGCGCGGTGGACCATCAGGCGGTGAAGCTGGCCGTTGAAGCGCTGGCCCACGGCACCGAAGAATTCGCATCGCGCCGCATGGACCGCAGCGTGCGCAGCGCGCTGGCCGGCAAAGCCTTGGATCAAGTCGTATAA
- the hscB gene encoding Fe-S protein assembly co-chaperone HscB, with amino-acid sequence MQNHFELFHLPQQFAVDAGALDSAYRDVQSRVHPDKFVNATDAEKRVAMQWATRANEAYQTLKNPQKRAQYLCELAGVDLQTESNTAMPMAFLMQQMEWREELGEARAAKDSDALDALDQQLRTARKEQLAQIAQQIDASDFQAAAQGVRALMFLEKFGEEVRFAFEAIEA; translated from the coding sequence ATGCAAAATCACTTTGAGCTGTTCCATCTGCCCCAGCAGTTTGCCGTAGACGCGGGCGCGCTCGATAGCGCGTACCGCGACGTGCAAAGCCGCGTCCATCCCGACAAGTTCGTCAACGCCACCGACGCCGAAAAGCGCGTCGCCATGCAGTGGGCCACCCGCGCCAACGAAGCCTATCAGACCCTGAAAAATCCGCAGAAGCGCGCGCAGTACCTGTGCGAGCTGGCTGGCGTCGATTTGCAGACCGAGTCAAATACTGCGATGCCGATGGCCTTCCTGATGCAGCAGATGGAATGGCGCGAAGAGCTGGGCGAGGCCCGCGCCGCCAAAGACAGCGACGCGCTGGACGCGCTGGACCAGCAGTTGCGCACCGCGCGCAAAGAGCAGCTGGCGCAGATCGCGCAGCAAATCGACGCAAGCGATTTCCAGGCCGCCGCCCAAGGCGTGCGTGCGCTGATGTTTCTTGAAAAATTCGGCGAAGAAGTCCGCTTCGCCTTTGAAGCAATCGAAGCATAA
- the iscA gene encoding iron-sulfur cluster assembly protein IscA: MAITLTEKAAKHINRYIERRGKGIGLRFGVRTTGCSGLAYKLEYVDDVTDEDSVFESHGVKVFVDPKSLPYIDGTELDFAREGLNEGFKFNNPNEKDACGCGESFRI, encoded by the coding sequence ATGGCAATCACCCTGACCGAAAAAGCAGCTAAACACATCAACCGCTACATCGAGCGCCGCGGCAAGGGCATCGGTCTGCGTTTTGGCGTACGCACCACCGGCTGTTCTGGTCTGGCCTACAAGCTGGAATACGTAGACGACGTGACGGACGAGGACAGCGTGTTCGAGTCGCACGGCGTGAAAGTGTTCGTCGATCCGAAAAGTCTTCCATACATCGACGGCACGGAGCTGGACTTCGCGCGCGAAGGCTTGAACGAAGGCTTCAAGTTCAACAACCCGAACGAGAAAGACGCTTGCGGTTGCGGCGAGAGCTTCCGCATCTGA
- the iscU gene encoding Fe-S cluster assembly scaffold IscU, producing the protein MAYSEKVLDHYENPRNVGAFEKGDDSVGTGMVGAPACGDVMKLQIKVGADGLIEDAKFKTYGCGSAIASSSLVTEWVKGKTLDQALAIKNTQIAEELALPPVKIHCSILAEDAIKAAVLDYQNKHATVAA; encoded by the coding sequence ATGGCTTACTCGGAAAAAGTACTGGACCACTACGAAAACCCACGCAACGTCGGCGCCTTCGAAAAAGGTGACGACAGCGTAGGTACCGGCATGGTTGGCGCGCCTGCATGCGGCGACGTGATGAAGCTGCAGATCAAGGTCGGCGCCGATGGCCTGATCGAAGACGCAAAGTTCAAAACCTACGGCTGCGGTTCGGCCATCGCATCGAGCTCGCTGGTGACCGAATGGGTCAAGGGCAAGACGCTGGACCAGGCGCTGGCCATCAAGAACACCCAGATCGCTGAAGAACTGGCGCTGCCGCCGGTGAAGATCCACTGCTCGATCCTGGCGGAAGACGCCATCAAGGCAGCGGTTCTGGACTACCAGAACAAGCACGCAACCGTAGCAGCGTAA
- a CDS encoding IscS subfamily cysteine desulfurase, whose amino-acid sequence MNAPEKNIADVKFQTAPHFPIYMDYSATTPIDPRVADAMIPYLREQFGNPASRSHMYGWTAEKAVEEARGHVAALVNADPREIIWTSGATESNNLAIKGAAHFYKTKGKHIITVKTEHKAVLDTVRELERQGFEATYLEPQDNGLITIEQLTAAIRPDTILISVMLVNNEIGVIQPIDEIGALCRAKGIIFHCDAAQATGKIVIDLQKTKVDLMTFTAHKTYGPKGVGALYVCRKPRVRIEAQMHGGGHERGLRSGTLPTHQIVGMGEAFRLAKVEMDTEISRIKALRDRLAKGLQEIEETYINGDMEHRVPHNLNVSFNYVEGESLIMAVKDLAVSSGSACTSASLEPSYVLRALGRSDELAHSSIRFTIGRFTTEADIDFAIDLMKSKVHKLRELSPLWDMFKEGIDISSIQWAAH is encoded by the coding sequence ATGAACGCCCCAGAAAAAAACATCGCTGACGTGAAATTCCAGACCGCGCCGCACTTCCCGATCTACATGGACTATTCGGCCACCACGCCGATCGATCCGCGCGTCGCCGATGCGATGATTCCCTACCTGCGCGAGCAGTTCGGCAATCCAGCTTCGCGCAGCCACATGTACGGCTGGACCGCCGAGAAGGCCGTCGAAGAAGCGCGCGGCCACGTGGCGGCGCTGGTCAATGCCGACCCGCGCGAAATCATCTGGACCTCGGGCGCGACCGAATCGAACAACCTCGCCATCAAGGGCGCGGCGCACTTCTACAAAACCAAGGGCAAGCACATCATCACCGTGAAAACCGAGCACAAAGCCGTGCTGGACACCGTGCGTGAACTGGAGCGCCAGGGTTTTGAGGCGACCTATCTGGAACCGCAGGACAATGGCTTGATCACCATCGAGCAGCTGACCGCCGCCATTCGTCCGGACACCATCCTGATCTCGGTCATGCTGGTCAATAACGAGATCGGCGTGATCCAGCCGATCGACGAAATCGGCGCGCTGTGCCGCGCGAAGGGCATCATCTTCCACTGCGACGCCGCACAAGCCACCGGCAAGATCGTCATCGACCTGCAAAAGACCAAGGTCGACCTGATGACCTTCACCGCGCACAAAACCTACGGCCCGAAAGGCGTGGGCGCGCTGTACGTCTGCCGCAAGCCGCGCGTGCGCATCGAAGCGCAAATGCACGGCGGTGGCCACGAGCGCGGCCTGCGTTCGGGTACGCTGCCGACCCACCAGATCGTCGGCATGGGCGAAGCCTTCCGCCTGGCGAAAGTGGAAATGGACACCGAGATCTCCCGCATCAAGGCGTTGCGCGACCGCCTGGCCAAGGGCCTGCAGGAAATCGAAGAGACCTACATCAACGGCGACATGGAACACCGTGTGCCGCACAACCTGAACGTGAGCTTCAACTATGTGGAAGGCGAATCGCTGATCATGGCCGTCAAAGACCTGGCCGTGTCGTCGGGTTCCGCTTGTACTTCGGCCTCGCTGGAACCATCTTATGTGTTGCGCGCGCTGGGTCGCAGCGACGAACTGGCGCACAGCTCGATCCGTTTCACCATCGGCCGTTTCACCACCGAAGCCGATATCGATTTCGCCATCGACCTGATGAAATCGAAGGTACACAAACTGCGTGAACTGTCGCCGCTGTGGGATATGTTCAAAGAAGGTATCGACATCAGCTCGATCCAATGGGCAGCCCACTAA
- the iscR gene encoding Fe-S cluster assembly transcriptional regulator IscR codes for MRLTTKGRFAVTAMIDLALRQGKGPVTLSGISQRQAISLSYLEQLFGKLRRHEIVESIRGPGGGYSLARRADKVTVADIIIAVDEPLDATQCGGKENCHGADAASGARCMTHELWATLNEKMVDYLDSVSLQDLVDQQKQKNAEQSVVVMPRNGNHAVL; via the coding sequence ATGCGTCTGACCACCAAAGGCCGTTTTGCTGTGACTGCGATGATTGACCTGGCGCTGCGCCAGGGCAAGGGACCGGTTACGCTGTCGGGCATCAGTCAGCGCCAGGCGATTTCGCTGTCCTACCTGGAGCAGCTGTTCGGCAAGCTGCGTCGCCACGAGATCGTGGAATCAATCCGCGGTCCGGGCGGTGGCTACAGTCTGGCGCGCCGCGCCGATAAGGTCACCGTGGCCGACATCATCATCGCCGTGGATGAGCCGCTTGATGCGACCCAGTGCGGCGGCAAGGAGAATTGCCACGGCGCGGATGCTGCGAGCGGCGCGCGCTGCATGACCCACGAGCTGTGGGCCACGCTGAATGAAAAGATGGTTGATTACCTGGATTCCGTATCGCTGCAGGATCTGGTCGATCAACAAAAGCAGAAGAACGCTGAACAGAGCGTCGTGGTCATGCCCCGCAATGGCAACCACGCCGTGCTCTAA